In Deinococcus sedimenti, a single genomic region encodes these proteins:
- a CDS encoding phosphatase PAP2 family protein produces the protein MESLWLMITNLGRDEVFIVVLALFTWLVRPQGGRELGVAFALSYLLNSALKYGLNLPRPFTNDPSVASEAARATAGGPGLPSGHSQMSATLWLGIAAQLRSTGFTVFAVLLVAVIAASRLLLNVHYPSDVVVGLLLGAVFALLAARVHFPQAGLLRWGIPAALLVVAALIPAGAPREFGTGLGLLAGFWASRPTFAPPRDWAGRLIVAVLGLVMVFAVYFALGALPQELKDMGVVRALRYVALVLVATEGVPLALRRWLPAQASAAQGAPQAVH, from the coding sequence ATGGAATCGCTGTGGTTGATGATCACGAACCTGGGTCGTGACGAGGTGTTCATCGTGGTGCTGGCGCTGTTCACGTGGCTGGTGCGGCCGCAGGGGGGGCGGGAACTGGGCGTGGCGTTCGCGCTGAGCTACCTGCTGAACTCCGCGCTGAAGTACGGTCTGAACCTGCCCAGGCCGTTCACGAACGATCCGTCGGTGGCATCGGAGGCCGCGCGGGCGACGGCGGGCGGGCCGGGCCTGCCGAGCGGGCACTCGCAGATGAGCGCCACGCTGTGGCTGGGCATCGCGGCGCAGCTGCGCTCGACAGGGTTCACGGTGTTCGCCGTCCTGCTGGTGGCGGTGATCGCGGCGTCGCGCCTGCTGCTGAACGTCCACTACCCCAGTGACGTCGTGGTGGGCCTGCTGCTGGGCGCTGTCTTCGCGCTGCTGGCGGCCCGGGTGCACTTCCCGCAGGCGGGTCTGCTGCGCTGGGGCATTCCGGCGGCGCTGCTGGTCGTCGCGGCCCTGATCCCGGCGGGCGCCCCGCGGGAGTTCGGGACGGGGCTGGGGCTGCTGGCGGGCTTCTGGGCGTCGCGCCCGACGTTCGCTCCGCCGCGGGACTGGGCCGGGCGGCTCATCGTGGCGGTGCTGGGGCTGGTGATGGTGTTCGCGGTGTACTTCGCGCTGGGCGCGCTGCCGCAGGAACTCAAGGACATGGGCGTAGTGCGGGCGCTGCGGTACGTGGCGCTGGTGCTGGTCGCCACCGAGGGCGTGCCTCTGGCGCTGCGCCGCTGGTTGCCTGCCCAGGCGTCTGCCGCGCAGGGGGCGCCGCAGGCCGTACACTGA
- the glgP gene encoding alpha-glucan family phosphorylase translates to MNVIGKVTVLPQLPPSIARLSELAYNLYWSWTPHAQALYQELDSANWERFQHNPVRQMLEVPQARLEQAAADPAYLARYAKVMADFDAYMGKQDTWAAKNAAGMKPVAYFSMEYAFHESLPIYSGGLGVLAGDHCKSASDLGIPFTAVGMLFHQGYFRQLFDKDGWQNEAYDELDLTTLPITPALTDSGEEARVKVRIGDRDVHVRIWNLNVGRIKVLLLDTNVPENNEDDRKLTARLYGGNQELRVQQYVLLGVAGIRALRVLNVPGDVYHMNEGHAALLGLERTREYVARGLDFKTALETVASSTLFTTHTPVAAGNDAFAYDLMDRYIGAWPAQLATSRDELYRLAEHEQMWDGHPVPTFSMTVFALNMSRAANGVSELHGEVSRDMWKFLYPGAETEEVPIGHVTNGAHNLTFTSQAMRDLLSNVLPADWTERLEDEQMWEAVEGLTDQQLQNVQRDMKRDMITFVRGRMREQMLRNGASAADVAATDTLLDENTLTIGFARRFATYKRATLLFRDKARLSRIVNHPERPVQFVFAGKAHPADNPGKSFIQEIYKISQEPEFRGKIVILENYDMHVARHLVQGVDIWLNNPRRPLEASGTSGMKASFNGSPNLSILDGWWREGFDGTNGWPIGEEREYADLNVQDDADAFSMYHTLETDITPRYYGGLSGQPTWASTVRRAIQTVSPRFSMQRQVIDYVQKYYRPIAERGAKLASGNSTRARELAAWKGWVRQQWPYTTLTATAQMPATARPGQTVPVTAHVNPAGINLDELRVEAVLNRGGHLTRVPLTSRGGGTFSAEIPLKDSGLYSVGVRMLPVIDGLSNDLEAGLIKWA, encoded by the coding sequence ATGAACGTCATTGGCAAGGTCACTGTGCTGCCTCAGCTGCCGCCCAGCATCGCGCGGCTGTCGGAACTGGCTTACAACCTGTACTGGTCGTGGACGCCGCACGCTCAGGCGCTGTATCAGGAACTCGATTCGGCAAATTGGGAGCGCTTCCAGCACAACCCGGTGCGCCAGATGCTCGAAGTGCCCCAGGCCCGCCTGGAACAGGCCGCCGCGGACCCCGCGTACCTCGCGCGCTACGCGAAGGTCATGGCCGACTTCGACGCCTACATGGGCAAACAGGACACCTGGGCCGCGAAGAACGCCGCCGGGATGAAACCCGTCGCGTACTTCAGCATGGAGTACGCCTTCCACGAGTCCCTGCCCATCTACTCCGGCGGTCTGGGCGTCCTGGCGGGCGACCACTGCAAGAGTGCCTCCGACCTGGGGATTCCCTTCACGGCGGTCGGCATGCTGTTCCACCAGGGGTACTTCCGGCAGCTGTTCGACAAGGACGGCTGGCAGAACGAGGCGTACGACGAACTCGACCTGACCACCCTGCCCATCACGCCCGCCCTGACGGACAGCGGCGAGGAGGCGCGCGTGAAGGTCCGCATCGGCGACCGCGACGTGCACGTCCGCATCTGGAACCTGAACGTGGGCCGCATCAAGGTCCTGCTGCTCGACACGAACGTCCCCGAGAACAACGAGGACGACCGGAAACTGACGGCCCGCCTGTACGGCGGCAACCAGGAACTGCGCGTGCAGCAGTACGTCCTGCTGGGCGTCGCGGGCATCCGCGCGCTGCGCGTGCTGAACGTCCCCGGCGACGTGTACCACATGAACGAGGGTCACGCCGCGCTGCTGGGCCTGGAACGCACCCGCGAGTACGTGGCGCGCGGCCTGGACTTCAAGACTGCCCTGGAAACGGTCGCCAGCTCAACGCTGTTCACCACGCACACGCCGGTCGCCGCCGGGAACGACGCCTTCGCGTACGACCTGATGGACCGGTACATCGGTGCGTGGCCCGCGCAGCTCGCCACCAGCCGCGACGAACTGTACCGGCTGGCCGAGCACGAGCAGATGTGGGACGGCCACCCGGTCCCGACCTTCTCCATGACGGTGTTCGCGCTGAACATGAGCCGCGCGGCGAACGGCGTGTCCGAACTGCACGGCGAGGTCAGCCGCGACATGTGGAAGTTCCTGTACCCCGGCGCCGAGACCGAGGAGGTGCCGATCGGCCACGTCACGAACGGCGCGCACAACCTCACCTTCACCAGCCAGGCCATGCGCGACCTGCTGAGCAACGTGCTGCCCGCCGACTGGACCGAGCGCCTGGAAGACGAGCAGATGTGGGAAGCCGTCGAAGGACTGACCGACCAGCAGCTGCAGAACGTGCAGCGCGACATGAAGCGCGACATGATCACCTTCGTGCGCGGCCGCATGCGCGAGCAGATGCTCCGCAACGGCGCGTCCGCCGCCGACGTGGCCGCCACCGACACCCTGCTGGACGAGAACACCCTGACCATCGGCTTCGCCCGCCGCTTCGCGACGTACAAGCGCGCCACGCTGCTGTTCCGCGACAAGGCCCGCCTGAGCCGCATCGTGAACCACCCCGAACGACCCGTGCAGTTCGTGTTCGCCGGGAAGGCCCACCCCGCTGACAACCCCGGCAAGTCCTTCATCCAGGAGATCTACAAGATCAGCCAGGAACCCGAGTTCCGCGGCAAGATCGTCATCCTGGAGAACTACGACATGCACGTCGCGCGGCACCTCGTGCAGGGCGTGGACATCTGGCTGAACAACCCCCGCCGCCCCCTGGAGGCCTCCGGCACCAGCGGCATGAAGGCCAGTTTCAACGGCAGCCCCAACCTCTCCATCCTCGACGGCTGGTGGCGCGAAGGCTTTGATGGCACGAACGGCTGGCCGATCGGCGAGGAACGCGAGTACGCCGACCTGAACGTCCAGGACGACGCGGACGCCTTCAGCATGTACCACACACTGGAAACCGACATCACGCCCCGCTACTACGGCGGTTTGAGCGGCCAGCCCACCTGGGCGTCCACGGTGCGCCGCGCCATCCAGACGGTCAGCCCGCGCTTCTCCATGCAGCGTCAGGTGATCGACTACGTGCAGAAGTACTACCGGCCCATCGCCGAACGCGGCGCGAAACTCGCCAGCGGCAACAGCACCCGCGCGCGCGAGCTCGCCGCGTGGAAGGGCTGGGTGCGCCAGCAGTGGCCCTACACCACCCTGACCGCGACCGCGCAGATGCCCGCCACCGCCCGCCCCGGCCAGACCGTGCCCGTCACCGCGCACGTGAACCCCGCCGGGATCAACCTGGACGAACTGCGCGTCGAGGCGGTCCTGAACCGCGGCGGTCACCTGACCCGCGTGCCCCTGACCAGCCGCGGCGGCGGCACGTTCAGCGCCGAGATCCCCCTGAAGGACAGCGGCCTGTACTCGGTCGGCGTGCGCATGCTGCCCGTGATCGATGGGCTGAGCAACGACCTGGAAGCCGGACTGATCAAGTGGGCCTGA
- a CDS encoding EamA family transporter, producing the protein MLSIQGGAAFAKTLFPTLGPAGTTTVRVALAAALLMLVFRPALNRLSWAQWRAILPYGAALGLMNLAFYESLRLLPLGLAVTLEFVGPLLLSLALSRRPLDVAWVALAGLGIVLISPIGSGGAGNVPVLGIVLALVAGGMWALYILAGGAVGRRVPGTTGVVAGMIVAALVTLPFGVIQAGPALLAPHALVLGLGVAVLSSALPYTLEMRALRAIPARIFGVMMSIEPALAALSGLLFLGERLTAVQWAAMACVIAASAGINLTGKAAHSEPEPVN; encoded by the coding sequence ATGCTGAGCATCCAGGGCGGCGCGGCCTTCGCGAAGACGCTGTTCCCCACGCTGGGCCCGGCGGGGACGACCACGGTCCGCGTGGCGCTCGCGGCGGCGCTGCTGATGCTGGTGTTCCGCCCCGCGCTGAACCGCCTGTCGTGGGCGCAGTGGCGGGCGATCCTCCCGTACGGCGCGGCGCTGGGCCTGATGAACCTCGCGTTCTACGAGTCGCTGCGGCTGCTGCCGCTGGGGCTGGCGGTCACGCTGGAGTTCGTGGGGCCGCTGCTGTTGTCGCTGGCGCTGTCCCGCCGCCCGCTGGATGTGGCGTGGGTGGCGCTGGCGGGGCTGGGCATCGTGCTGATCTCCCCCATCGGCAGTGGCGGGGCCGGGAACGTCCCGGTGCTGGGCATCGTGCTGGCGCTCGTGGCGGGCGGCATGTGGGCGCTGTACATCCTCGCGGGGGGCGCGGTGGGCCGCCGGGTGCCCGGCACGACCGGCGTGGTCGCGGGCATGATCGTCGCCGCGCTCGTCACCCTGCCGTTCGGGGTGATTCAGGCCGGTCCGGCGCTGCTCGCGCCGCACGCACTGGTGCTGGGCCTGGGCGTGGCGGTGCTGTCCAGCGCGCTGCCGTACACGCTGGAGATGCGCGCCCTGCGCGCCATCCCCGCCCGGATCTTCGGCGTGATGATGAGCATCGAACCGGCCCTGGCCGCCCTGAGCGGCCTGCTGTTCCTCGGCGAGCGCCTCACGGCCGTGCAGTGGGCCGCGATGGCCTGCGTGATCGCCGCCAGCGCCGGGATCAACCTGACCGGGAAGGCCGCGCACAGCGAACCGGAACCGGTGAATTAG
- a CDS encoding GAF domain-containing sensor histidine kinase, translating to MTDAPAPRQPAPDALTPDLSPAPEALEDTPVRGRGPRSFRLSDRVRVVRNVLPPLIVLVVGVVEFLISLLPGATQELWAHLLFYGLVGPAVTYFSVEWIAEGTRARERAERQLLDLYGELRVSHARLGAVQELMRDLSDAADMGAVLDVAARGAVRVTGAQRATLTVPGGLSGTARAEGTSEAAGPLHTLRVPVPGGGALALHFETVPPADTEALAQALAAEVARGVEAVRQRTLDLMTLYSVDQSIRAERNMRRLLGRVTHAMAGRVGAGARAVVLSDQDGVLRLEYAQDAHGERRGGVAPAFAQRVAQAEAALKAADEEAGEVFPEARSVLGLPMRDEEGLVGVLLLGDPDPNAFDDARVSLLALMAGQATLAVRNARAYLYSEELAISDERARIAREIHDGVAQSLAFAALKLDVVARQLHADPAKAEAEVRAATTLLREQIREVRRSIFALRPIDLERYGLLETVRRYVLDFGEQNGLRAHLNVSGDVHLSPGDEAVVFRILQESLNNVAKHARAQEVKVALHGAEQVTLRVQDDGAGFDPEAITGRVSSAGGLGLLQMRERIEARGGLYRVLSSPGHGTLVEAELPQG from the coding sequence ATGACGGACGCTCCCGCGCCGCGCCAGCCTGCCCCTGACGCCCTGACCCCGGACCTCTCGCCTGCCCCGGAGGCGCTGGAGGACACCCCGGTGCGGGGGCGTGGGCCGCGCAGTTTCCGCCTGTCAGACCGGGTGCGGGTGGTGCGCAACGTGCTGCCGCCGCTGATCGTGCTGGTGGTGGGCGTGGTGGAGTTCCTGATCTCGCTGCTGCCCGGCGCGACGCAGGAGCTGTGGGCGCACCTGCTGTTCTACGGGCTGGTGGGTCCGGCGGTGACGTACTTCAGCGTGGAGTGGATCGCGGAGGGCACCCGCGCGCGGGAGCGGGCCGAGCGGCAGCTGCTGGACCTGTACGGCGAGCTGCGGGTGTCGCACGCGCGGCTGGGCGCGGTGCAGGAACTCATGCGGGACCTGTCGGACGCGGCGGACATGGGCGCGGTGCTGGACGTCGCAGCGCGCGGCGCGGTCCGCGTGACGGGGGCGCAGCGGGCGACGCTGACGGTGCCGGGCGGCCTGAGCGGCACGGCCCGCGCCGAGGGGACCAGCGAGGCGGCGGGGCCGCTGCACACGCTGAGGGTTCCGGTGCCGGGAGGTGGGGCGCTGGCGCTGCATTTCGAGACCGTGCCTCCGGCGGACACCGAGGCGCTGGCGCAGGCGCTGGCGGCCGAGGTGGCGCGCGGGGTGGAGGCGGTGCGGCAGCGGACGCTGGACCTGATGACGCTGTACTCGGTGGATCAGAGCATCCGCGCGGAGCGCAACATGCGCCGCCTGCTGGGCCGCGTGACGCACGCCATGGCGGGCCGCGTGGGGGCCGGGGCGCGCGCGGTGGTCCTGAGCGACCAGGATGGGGTGCTGCGACTGGAGTACGCGCAGGACGCGCACGGCGAGCGGCGCGGCGGGGTCGCCCCGGCGTTCGCGCAGCGGGTCGCGCAGGCCGAGGCGGCCCTGAAGGCGGCGGACGAAGAGGCCGGGGAGGTGTTCCCCGAGGCCCGCAGCGTGCTGGGCCTGCCCATGCGGGACGAGGAGGGCCTGGTGGGCGTGCTGCTGCTGGGCGACCCGGACCCGAACGCGTTCGATGACGCGCGGGTGTCGCTGCTGGCGCTGATGGCGGGGCAGGCGACGCTGGCGGTGCGGAACGCGCGGGCGTACCTGTACTCGGAGGAACTGGCGATCAGTGACGAGCGCGCCCGGATCGCGCGGGAGATTCACGACGGGGTGGCGCAGTCCCTGGCGTTCGCGGCGCTGAAGCTGGACGTGGTGGCCCGCCAGCTTCACGCGGACCCCGCGAAGGCGGAGGCAGAGGTGCGGGCGGCGACGACGCTGCTGCGCGAGCAGATCCGCGAGGTGCGCCGCTCGATCTTCGCGCTGCGGCCCATCGACCTGGAACGCTACGGGCTGCTGGAGACCGTGCGGCGCTACGTGCTGGATTTCGGCGAGCAGAATGGCCTGCGCGCGCACCTGAACGTCAGCGGGGACGTGCACCTGTCGCCGGGGGACGAGGCGGTGGTGTTCCGGATCCTGCAGGAGAGCCTGAACAACGTTGCCAAGCACGCCCGCGCGCAGGAGGTCAAGGTGGCCCTGCACGGCGCGGAACAGGTGACGCTGCGCGTGCAGGACGACGGCGCGGGCTTCGACCCGGAGGCCATCACGGGCCGCGTGAGCAGCGCGGGCGGCCTGGGCCTGCTGCAGATGCGCGAGCGGATCGAGGCGCGCGGCGGGCTGTACCGGGTGCTGTCCAGTCCCGGGCACGGCACGCTGGTCGAGGCGGAACTGCCGCAGGGCTGA
- a CDS encoding RNA methyltransferase — MNLAVVLVSPKTPGNIGSAARAMLNMGARDLRLVAPRCDHLDSGAVAMAVHAADLLREAKVYPTLREALADRDLSVGTTARLRADLAPPQHPAYVRPLVRAAAAPALVFGPEETGLINSDLEQCQLAVRIPTGDYASLNLAQAVLLVCYEFLQGQEELPERQRKTATREEMEAMYGHLRETMTLIGYTDAVRARHTLRLWRALLDRSLMSSAESRLFRGLLRQVQWKVEDAAARGTTAPRQTPAPDAPTERPELDLPATDDRPDR; from the coding sequence GTGAATCTCGCGGTGGTGCTCGTTTCTCCTAAAACTCCTGGCAATATCGGTTCGGCGGCGCGCGCCATGCTGAACATGGGGGCGCGGGACCTGCGGCTGGTCGCGCCGCGCTGCGATCACCTGGATTCCGGCGCGGTGGCGATGGCGGTCCACGCGGCGGACCTGCTGCGCGAGGCGAAGGTGTACCCGACGCTGCGCGAGGCGCTGGCCGACCGGGACCTCAGCGTGGGCACGACGGCGCGCCTGCGGGCGGATCTGGCGCCGCCGCAGCATCCGGCGTACGTGCGTCCGCTGGTGCGCGCGGCGGCCGCGCCCGCGCTGGTGTTCGGCCCGGAGGAGACCGGGCTGATCAACAGTGACCTGGAGCAGTGTCAGCTGGCGGTGCGCATCCCGACCGGGGACTACGCGAGCCTGAACCTGGCGCAGGCGGTGCTGCTGGTCTGTTACGAGTTCCTGCAGGGGCAGGAGGAACTGCCCGAACGGCAGCGGAAGACCGCCACGCGCGAGGAGATGGAGGCGATGTACGGGCACCTGCGCGAGACGATGACCCTGATCGGGTACACGGACGCGGTGCGGGCGCGGCACACGCTGCGGCTGTGGCGGGCGCTGCTGGACCGCTCGCTGATGAGCAGCGCCGAGAGCCGCCTGTTCCGCGGGCTGCTGCGGCAGGTGCAGTGGAAGGTCGAGGACGCCGCCGCGCGCGGCACGACCGCCCCCCGGCAGACGCCCGCACCGGACGCGCCGACGGAGCGGCCCGAGCTGGACCTCCCGGCCACCGACGACCGGCCAGACCGCTGA
- a CDS encoding ABC transporter ATP-binding protein — protein sequence MTVPQADVLRAVQHNSPNALELRGITKRFPLVLANDNISMQVKWGSVHALCGENGAGKSTLMKIVYGIQPPTSGEIVVDGETVNLSDPSEAIKRGIGMVFQHFMLVETLTVTENVILGMEPTSGGSINYAAARKRVADLIKQFNFDLNPDAIVGELPVGLQQKVEILKTLYRGARILILDEPTAVLTPSETDELFDFLVNQYARSGNAVVFISHKLHEVLHISDTISVIRDGKMIGSIPTQGATTETLARMMVGRDVTLKVNKAPAQPGEVALNVQNVIVKGEHRNAVDGVSFQVRAGEIVGIAGVEGNGQSELVEAITGLQTYQGQITYLGKSARGVREVEASGLSHVPEDRNERGLVLEMSTAENFILGEHDRAPFAGPLGFLKQDVIEENARTLSEQYDVRPRSATLPAGSYSGGNAQKIIVAREMRKGPKILVASQPTRGVDIGAIEFIHGRIVDARDQGLAVLLVSADLGEVMNLADRILVMYEGKVVGEVNAANATETQLGLLMTGSGQDTTTTKAGW from the coding sequence ATGACTGTTCCCCAGGCCGACGTTCTGCGCGCCGTTCAGCACAACTCCCCGAACGCGCTGGAGTTGCGCGGCATCACCAAACGTTTCCCCCTCGTGCTCGCCAACGACAACATCTCCATGCAGGTCAAGTGGGGCAGCGTCCACGCCCTGTGCGGCGAGAACGGCGCGGGCAAGAGCACCCTGATGAAGATCGTGTACGGCATCCAGCCCCCCACCAGCGGCGAGATCGTCGTGGATGGCGAGACCGTGAACCTCAGCGACCCCAGCGAGGCCATCAAGCGCGGCATCGGCATGGTCTTCCAGCACTTCATGCTCGTCGAGACGCTGACCGTCACCGAGAACGTCATCCTGGGCATGGAACCCACCAGCGGCGGCAGCATCAACTACGCTGCCGCGCGCAAACGCGTCGCGGACCTCATCAAACAGTTCAACTTCGACCTGAACCCCGACGCCATCGTCGGTGAACTGCCCGTCGGCCTGCAGCAGAAGGTCGAGATCCTCAAGACCCTGTACCGCGGCGCGCGCATCCTGATCCTCGACGAACCCACCGCCGTGCTGACCCCCAGCGAAACCGACGAACTGTTCGACTTCCTGGTCAACCAGTACGCCAGGAGCGGCAACGCCGTCGTGTTCATCAGTCACAAGCTGCACGAGGTGCTGCACATCAGCGACACGATCAGCGTCATCCGCGACGGTAAGATGATCGGCTCGATCCCCACCCAGGGCGCCACCACCGAAACCCTGGCCCGCATGATGGTCGGCCGTGACGTCACCCTGAAGGTCAACAAGGCCCCCGCCCAGCCCGGCGAGGTCGCCCTGAACGTGCAGAACGTCATCGTGAAGGGCGAACACCGCAACGCCGTGGACGGCGTGAGCTTCCAGGTGCGCGCCGGAGAGATCGTCGGCATCGCGGGCGTCGAGGGCAACGGCCAGAGCGAACTCGTCGAGGCGATCACCGGCCTCCAGACGTACCAGGGCCAGATCACGTACCTCGGCAAATCCGCGCGCGGCGTGCGCGAGGTCGAGGCCAGCGGCCTGTCCCACGTCCCCGAGGACCGCAATGAACGCGGCCTGGTCCTCGAGATGAGCACCGCCGAGAACTTCATCCTGGGCGAACACGACCGCGCGCCCTTCGCCGGACCGCTCGGCTTCCTGAAGCAGGACGTCATCGAGGAGAACGCCCGCACCCTCAGCGAGCAGTACGACGTCCGCCCCCGCAGCGCCACCCTGCCCGCCGGGAGCTACTCCGGCGGGAACGCGCAGAAGATCATCGTCGCCCGCGAGATGCGCAAGGGCCCCAAGATCCTCGTCGCCAGCCAGCCCACCCGCGGCGTGGACATCGGCGCGATCGAATTCATTCACGGACGCATCGTCGACGCGCGCGACCAGGGCCTCGCCGTGCTGCTCGTCAGCGCCGACCTCGGCGAAGTCATGAACCTCGCCGACCGCATCCTGGTCATGTATGAGGGCAAGGTCGTCGGTGAAGTGAACGCCGCGAACGCCACCGAAACCCAGCTGGGCCTCCTGATGACCGGCAGCGGTCAGGACACCACCACCACCAAAGCCGGCTGGTAA
- a CDS encoding carboxymuconolactone decarboxylase family protein, producing the protein MSEQLERGKRKRAQVMGQEYVDRAFSGHPEAFGADYQRFLTEYAWGAAWGRGNLTDRERHMVTLGILAALGREREFEGHVRATQNTGVSARDLSDVLHQVAIYAGVPAGLSGFTIARRVLEEQE; encoded by the coding sequence ATGAGCGAGCAACTGGAACGCGGGAAACGCAAACGCGCGCAGGTCATGGGGCAGGAGTACGTGGACCGGGCGTTCAGTGGCCACCCCGAGGCGTTCGGCGCGGACTACCAGCGCTTCCTGACCGAGTACGCCTGGGGCGCGGCGTGGGGCCGGGGGAATCTGACGGACCGCGAGCGGCACATGGTGACGCTGGGCATCCTGGCGGCGCTGGGCCGCGAGCGGGAGTTCGAGGGGCACGTCCGCGCCACGCAGAACACCGGGGTCAGTGCGCGTGACCTGAGTGACGTGTTGCATCAGGTGGCGATCTACGCGGGCGTCCCGGCGGGCCTGAGCGGGTTCACCATTGCCAGGCGGGTGCTGGAGGAGCAGGAGTAG